AAGAGGTTGTGCTCCGCCTCGTGCAGGAGCGCGTAACCGGAGTTCATGGCGATCCCGTAGCACAGGGCGACCGCGACCAAGCCAAGCCAGTTCTCCACCTGGCCGGCGAGGTACAACAAGGCCGGGAGCGCGACGAGCTGGGCCGCCAGGATGGCGAGGTTGAGACGGACCGGGATCGGAAAATCGGGCCTTGCGGGCGGCATCATGGCTCCTCAGCGGGCGAGCAATGCCTCCCGGACCGGGTCCATCTCCGGTACGGCGCGCAGGCGGTCGAGAGTCCTTGGAATGGTGGCGCCGGAGTGGAGCGCATCCCTCCAGGCCGGGTCGGCGCCCACGGCGGCGAGGGCGCGGCGGATCTCGGGCAGCCGGAAACGCAGCTCCGGGAACCGGACGGCGAGCTCCCGCACGACGCGCCAGTTGGACCGTTTGGGTGTGATGAGGAACTCGTCCACGATCCACCGGAGCAGGATGGCGTTGAGACGGCGGCTCCAGGCGGGGATTTGCGGCCACAGGACGTCGAGAATCTGCTGATCCCAGTGAACGTGTCCGATCTCGTCGCCGACATGGAGCCTGTGGAGAGCGACGAAATTGGGCTCGAGCCGGTCTTTGCCGCGCAGGTATTCGAGACCGATGGCCACCGCGCGCTCTTCTTCCAGGAGCATGAGCCAAATCACGAGCGAAAAGAAAAACGGCCGCCGGGCCGCGGCTCGAACGACGCGGTGCCACCCGGGCGACAGTGCGAGGAAATGAAAGTCGCGCCGCCGGTAGAGTTCAGGGAAGCACCGACGGTTGAGCCGCCGAAACAACCGCGAATGACGCTTTTCCTCGGCCA
The DNA window shown above is from Candidatus Zixiibacteriota bacterium and carries:
- a CDS encoding diiron oxygenase, yielding MIRSRDVVDRSSCFVPEFLTPLFYTSIYRDLNEEQRLCYNQLHGCYCNEQIMFLERCLAEPALRSLSDRLPGPLRGSLRTFLAEEKRHSRLFRRLNRRCFPELYRRRDFHFLALSPGWHRVVRAAARRPFFFSLVIWLMLLEEERAVAIGLEYLRGKDRLEPNFVALHRLHVGDEIGHVHWDQQILDVLWPQIPAWSRRLNAILLRWIVDEFLITPKRSNWRVVRELAVRFPELRFRLPEIRRALAAVGADPAWRDALHSGATIPRTLDRLRAVPEMDPVREALLAR